The genomic segment ctccccgcgccactccctgcaactgacctcaatggggtgttgagccccaagtgttgtccctccttcttagccacatccagaaacttgccttctctgcctcctctgccaactccttaatggccctcctcaggctgtaaccggtcattcccgccgcacgcaggagccgggtcgcagaacctcctacgaagcccctgcatccgatctccacggggtgaatggacgcagaccagcctccccccttgcagtcctctgccaggtcgctgtactttgaccgtttgaactcatgtgctactggtattccctcctcccatggcacggtTAGTTCAATGATGAGGACTTTCTTAGCAGCTGAGGACCACATCACAACGTCTGGTCTTAGCGTTGTCTGTATTACCTCAGTTGGGAAGACTAGCAGCTTGTCCAGGTCAACGCGCATCTCCCAGCCCTTACCAGGGGTAAGCAGAAGTGATGATCTTCCCGCCTCTGTCTTCTGTCCTACCTCTCCTGGTTTGATGAAATTGATGTTTGGCCGATGGCGATCTGTGGCGTTGTTTGCCCCGACTCTGCATCTCTCCAACAGCTCTGCCAACTTCCTCAGCACCTGATTGTGTCGCCACCGGAAGCGTCCCTGCGTCAGCGCGACGTTGCAACCTGAAAGGATATGCTTGAGTCCTGCATTGTCTTTGCTGCACAGGGAGCACTTGCCCTCGCTTCCGAACCATTGGGCGAGGTTTCGAGGGCATGGCAGGGTGTCATACGCTGCCCTCACGAGGAAGCTAAGCCGAGATTGAGGAGTTCGCCAGATGTCGGCCCAGGTTATGACTCTTTTGATGGTATCCTCCCAGCGAGTCCATGCCCCCTGTTTTCCCTGGGATACGGCCTTGATCCAATACTGGTCTTGCGCCACTTGTGTGACCTCTTCCACCACCATGGCCTTCCTCTGCTGTCTCGTGGCTTTGGACCAGAACTGGACTGGTTGCCCCCATCCCAGTCCTGCCCGGCTGTCTTGGACTCTTCCCAGAATCTCCTTGTACTTCAGCCTTGAGACAGCTTGGTCCACTTCCACCTGAGCCTTCCACTTTCGTCCAGTGCGGACAGTCACCGCTGCACTCTTCACAGCTTCGTCTCTTGATTCCCTCAATTCCAGTACAAGGCGAGTCTTCTCCTGCTTGTAACCCAGATTGATTGACTTCAGAGGAAGTTGCAGAATGTTCTTGCCGAAAAGACCTGTGTCCGAGAAACAGCGGGGGAGGCCCAGCCACTTCCTGATATAACCGTTGGCGATGCTGTCCATCTTGCTGGCCTGAGAAGATGGAATTTCGGCTACTTTCAGCGGCCACATTACGCGGTGGAAAAGTGTGAAGTGGTAACACCAAACCTTCAGCTTCCCAGGAAGTTGGCTGCCGTCGATCCTTACGAGCCCCTCTTTTAGTTGTTTCTGGACCACCCTCCCCATCTGCCTGTCCGAAAGCTCTGCTGTATACTCCCTCCCGAGGCTTCGGATGGGCTGCTCTGCCAGGAGTGGAATCTTCTCACCTCCTGCTGTGAAGACTGTCCTGTCATCTCTCACACCCTTCCTGATGGACAGGCTCCTGGACTTAGCAGGCTTTATCTTCATCCTCGCCCAGACGGTCAGTTCGTTGAAACGCTTGAGGAGTCGTGCTGTGCATGGGGCGGTCTGTAGGATGCTTGTCACATCATCCATGAAACCTCTCAGAGCGGGGAGTCTTCCTCCTGACGGTGTTTTCAGGCCTCTGACCATTTGCCTTGCTCCAATGAGTAACACTTCAAATGCAGCCACAAAGAGGATTGGTGATATGGAGCAGCCCATGGCAATTCCCACTTCCAACCGCTGCCATCCTGTCATGTAGTCATCTACTGAGAAGCACATGTGTAGGTTGTTGAAATACTTGGCTATGATGTTACTGACACACACAGGAACGTGGAAGAAATTCAGGGCAAACTCAACCAGCTTGTGTGGTACTGAGCCATAGGCATTTGCCAGGTCGAGCCATACCACGTGGAGGTTGCTCCTCTCTCTTTTGGCACGCTGTATCTGATCCCAAATCACGGATGCATGCTCTATGCACCCCGGAAAGCCTGGCAGTCCGGCTTTTTGACAGCTTGTATCGATGTAGCAGTTGTTGCTGAGGAAGCTGGATATCCTTTTTGCCAGGACAGAGAAAAATACTTTTCCCTCCACGTTCAGTAAAGCGATTGACCTGAACTGGCTGATGTTGGTTGAATTTTGCTCCTTGGGGATGAATATTCCAACTGCCTCttgccactccgctggaatgGATTGCTTCTTCCACACAACACTCATGAGCTTCCACAAGATTGTGGTCACTTGCGGACAGTTTTTATACACCTTGTAAGGAAGCCCGTTTGGTCCTGGTGCAGAGGCTGATCTGGCTTTCTTAAGGACTTCTTTAATCTCGCTCAGCCTAGGTGGGGAAGTGTCGAATGGGGTCTCTGGGGGCTCTGGACGTGGCACATGGCCTGGTGAACCAAGTGGTGTATCTTTGGCTGCATCCGTATACTGGTCCTTGATGTGTTGTTCCAGATCCTCTTTCGCGATGGACAGCTTGCCACTTCGCTTTTCGTCCAGGAGCTGACGGGCAAACCGAAAAGGATCCTTGAAGAagtcttttctttccttctcctTTCGTTTCCGGCGCCTTCTGAGTCTCTCTGCCCGACGCAGCTTGGCAAGACGCTGCTTGAGATCATCCCATAGCACTTTGAGCCCTTCTTTTTCCTCCGCGGCTGCTTTCCTCCACCTCTTACGCAACTGGCGCCTGTTGGTTATAAGCCCCTTGATTTCCCTCTCCCTCCGTCCTTTGTGCCTCTGGGCTGTGGCTCGCTTGGTCGCGCTCTCTCCGAACTTCTCTCTGCACTCCTCATAAATGATGTTACTCAGCGAGGTTAGTTTACGCTCAACCGTCCCTCGCAGGGAATGCTCCAGTACCCCTCTCAGGTGATCGTCAAGCTTGCGCCATTCTGCTTGGTTGCTTGCCTTCGGCCACTTGATCTTCTTGCGCCTTTCTGGATGTTTGCGTTGGCTCTCTGACTGTGCAACTCTCTGGGGGACTGCATGAGCTTCGCTCTCGGGTGCTGCATTCATCTCCCCTCCTGCTTCCACTGCCGTTTCCCCCTCAGCATTGCTGGGACCCTCTGCACTGTGGTTTGTCACCTGGCATTGGGTCTCTTCCGTCTGACCTGCCGAAGCAGCGCGGTTATGCTGGTCGGGAGTACTCCCACACTTCATTCTCCCTTGATGAATCCGCAGTCCTTTAAAAGAAGTCACCTTCTGCCACCCGCATTTACACTTCCGGAGAACCTTCTCATTGTCGTTTTCCGTTCCGTTTGTCACCGTTTTATCCGTCAGAATAGGCCCATCTTCcatcccgcctctcggagggccttcgggttgttttttctTATGCCTTTTCGTAGTCAGTTTGTAGGTGCTTCCTCATGAGGAAGCAAGTGGGTAAGGTGACTAACCGCCCACTCCTGGTACGGTCTCTCCCGTCGTCCACCGGTCTTTCCCGGTTGCCCACCAGACTTTCCTGGCTGCCAACTGCTCTTTCACAGTAGTCGCTGGTTCCCCAGAAGTGTCAATTAATAAGTACAGACCTAACTGCTTGGCatctctgcctgtcgcacctcctccagtgcacttcgaggtcagctgcagggtcgtcagctggtgccaccgttcactgatgtttcgcccccaagccaggacacctcgcggtgggggggcagtggctaagcggggacgtctccccgcgccactccctgcaactgacctcaatggggtgttgagccccaagtgttgtccctccttcttagccacatccagaaacttgccttctctgcctcctctgccaactccttaatggccctcctcaggctgtaaccggtcattcccgccgcacgcaggagccgggtcgcagaacctcctacgaagcccctgcatccgatctccacggggtgaatggacgcagaccagcctccccccttgcagtcctctgccaggtcgctgtactttgaccgtttgaactcatgtgctactggtattccctcctcccatggcacggttagttcaatgatgaggactttcttagcagctgaggaccacatcacaacgtctggtcttagcgttgtctgtattacctcagttgggaagactagcagcttgtccaggtcaacgcgcatctcccagcccttaccagaggtaagcagaagtgatgatcttcccgcctctgtcttctgtcctacctctcctggtttgatgaaattgatgtttggccgatggcgatctgtggcgttgtttgccccgactctgcatctctccaacagctctgccaacttcctcagcacctgattgtgtcgccaccggaagcgtccctgcgtcagcgcgacgttgcaacctgaaaggatatgtttgagtcctgcattgtctttgctgcacagggagcacttgccctcgcttccgaaccattgggcgaggtttcgagggcatggcagggtgtcatatatatatatatatatatatacatatatatgtatatatatacacatatatatatatatatatatatatatatatatatatatatatatatatatatatatatatatatatatatatatatatatatatatatatatatatatatatatatacacacatatatatatatatatacataaataaatatatatatatatgtatacatgcatacatatatatatatacatatatatatacacatatatatatatatatatatatatatatatatacacatacatatatatatatatatatataaataaatatatacatatatatttatacatacatacaaatatataaataatacatatatataaatatatatatatatatatttatatatacatacaaatatataaataatacatatatatatttatatatacatacaaatatataaataatacatatatatatatttatatatatttatatatatatacatacatatatatacaaacatatatatatatatacatatatatatatatatatacgcatacatacatattagggctgcgaatctttgggtgtcgcaCGAttcacactattgttcatttatttttatttttataaatgtctaatgataatgtcaatgagggattttttatcactgctatgttaaaattgtaactaatactgatactgttgttgataatattcatttttgtttcactacttttggtttgttctgtgtcgtgtttgtgtctcctctcaattgctctgtttattgcagttctgagtgttgatgggtcgggtttggttttggaattggattgcattgttatggtattagtgtgtattgttttgttggattgattaattttaaaaaaatgcaaacatttttttataaaaaaaaaaaaaaaaagattttttaaaaatgagaatcgattctgaattgcacaacgtgagaatcgcgattcgaattcaaatcgattttttcccacactcctagtaacttacacatctgtgaaggcactattaatgctgaaaggtacatacaggttttggagcaacacatgttgccattcaagcaacgttatcatggacaccgctgcttatttcagaaagacaatgccaaggcacGTGTTACAAGTTCATagtaaaaagagtgcgggtactagactggcctgcctgtagtccagacctgtctcccattgaaaatgtctggcgcaatatgaagcccaaaatacgacaacggagaccctggactgttgaacaacttaagctgtacatcaagcaagaatgggaaataattccacctgaaaagcttcaaaaattggtctcctcagttcctaagcGTTTACTGAAAGttggttaaaaggaaaggccatgtaacacagtggtaaaaatgcccctgtgccaacttctttgcaatgtgttgctgccattatattctatttgcaaaaaaaaaatgttatcagtccgaacattaaatatcttgtctttgcagtctactcaattgaatataagttgaaaaggatttgcaaatcattgtattctgtttttatttacgaattacacagcgtgccaacttcactggttttgggttttgtacttggtaCTGGATCAACATCCACAtatgtagtatcgcccaaaactgatGTATAGTATCCAAACTACAGAAGATTAAGTCATTATTACCTTTGAACAGatgtgtaaatagaacatgttaaaatagaaagtaagatgatattaacagtaaataaacaagtagattaatacaaGTTTTGATTAAATAATACAACTGTAAATGGTGTATGTTACTGCAAATGTCAGCAActcaattaggagcctttttaacctgttttaaaatgtttctaaTATTGATTCTTTGTTGGATCTGTTCCTGTCTCTTAATCAACTACATCGAGCTGTGCTCTGCAAGTTTGCCTTCcgaagataggtatcgatccaacaaCGTTGTAAAAGGCAATGTATCGATTTTATGGATactagaaaaagaaaaacattggatttaagaacgatAAGCTTCGTATGAAGTTAagcacttttaatgataaggacATTAAACATCACTCAAGTCAGCCTGCCCGTCTGTGGTGTCattgtatttttctaaataaactaATATTGTACCTAGAATTGCATCAGCAACATCAAATTATGATTCAAATTGAATCATTGTTAAAATGTATCGTTACACCCTATAGCAGGGGCCGGCAacacaacatgttgaaagagccatattggaccaaaaatacaacaaaaaaaaatctgtctggagccgcaaaaatttaaaagccttatgtaagtgttataatgaaggcaacacattaagtaagtgtctcagagggttagataactcctggaaattactggtgtGTGTGGTAAATTAGATGTgtatgtccaagttaaaggaaaggacaggctgtcttcttctaatggatttattacaatctttgcaagctgggtaacgtttgctgtggtctagaacaacatggtaatgtttgctgtggtctggaacaacatggtaatgttggctgtagtctggaacaacatggtaatgtttgctgtagtctggaacaacatggtaatgtttgctgtagtctggaacaacatggtaatgttttctgtggtctggaacaacatggcacacaaccggcaatgcagccaatatttcataaagataatgtgtcatgagacatgcaaatataaattaaatacacagaggacacaagtaaaggacattaaatgagctcaatATACCTACACACAAGGCAtaacgatgcaatatgtacacgcagctagcttaaatagcatgttagcatggattattagcacttcacgcaagtcaataacatcaacaaagctcacctttgtgcattcacgcacagcataaaatgtttggtggacaaaatgagacaaagaaggagtggcataaaacacgtctttctgtggcagcgacggagaaagttgtcgacataaaccaactacggtgagttcaaggaccgccaaaaatagtaggacaaaacggcgctggccaaatactatcatcagtgaagcataaactcaAACATATTAATCAGTGGGCtttgtaacaattaggaaggtttgtgtcatgtttgtcctcctacagaaacattattaaaacaacaaatatatttttctcgcatctttttccattttttaaaaagctccagcgAGCCACTAGCcagtgctaaagagccgcatgcggctcgagagctgtgggttgctgaccccccgcCCTATAGTCTATGCAATCGTATGTGCGCaatgtgtattatttattgcaGATTTTTTGGTCTTatgttgtgttttactttgtagCTTTATGTAGAAATGGCAACGCTGAAGTGGCGTCAGCGCTGTGCTCTTTCAATGTATTgccaaccacataatttccccattgtgggatgaattaAGCCTATATTATCCTATCATATATTAAATGATATATCGCAATGTGAATTATAGGTCATATTGCTCATCCCTAGTTAAAAGTCCCCTTCTTTTTTTCTTGTGAATAATTTTGggaagaatggtgtgtttgtcccCCACGGAGATTTCGGGCCAGGGCAATCAATAACTTGGTTTTCTTTGGTACTGAAACGTACTGAATgcctcatgtgactgagcaaagctgGACATTTCTAAagcatgtgtttgtcttcttgtgtcctgcagatcTCTGTGAAGATCATCTTGTCCCTGAGCACCAGGAGTGGAGCTTCAGGATGAAGCAGGAGGAGCCACAGACCTCCCACGTTAAGGAGGAAGACGAAGCGTCACAGACTCCTCTCGTTAAAAACGAAGAGGAAGACCCACGGACCCCCCAcatcaaagaggaagaggaggaaatcagcatcagtcaggagggagagcatcttaaatggttggaggagttcccagtgattggtgtgattgtgaagagtgaagattatGAGGTAAAagttgaaagtgaggagaagagagaggtggagcctccaagcagcagctcaattcaacacatgacaacagaagctgatggagaccacactgaggatgaagactctaaagctgataagacatgtcacactgacaacacatgcttaaaatgttctcactgtgacaaaacttttcAACGCCCTAGTGGTcttaaaagacacatgagaatacacactggagaaaaacccttttcctgctcagaatgcggTAAAAGTTTTTTACGAAAATATGTGTTGAACGAACACATGCTGAGACACTCTGGAGAAaagcctttttcttgttcaacCTGCGGTAAAGGTTTTATACAAAGTCactatttgaaagtacacatgagattacacaccggagaaaaacctaatacctgttcaatctgtggtaaaggttttgtaagaCGTTCCAAtttgaaagcacacatgagaacacacactagagaaaaacccttttcctgctcgttatgtggtaaaggttttgctcAAATAAATTTGTTGAAAGAACACATgcaaatacacactggagaaaaacgttTTTCCTGCTCAgcatgtggtaaaggttttgcacggACACTTTTTTTGAAAGAACACATGAGtatacacaccggagaaaaacctttttcctgctcagtatGTGGTAAAAGCTTTGCCCGAAAGATATTGTTGAAGGTACACttcagaacacacactggagaaaaacccctTTCCTGCTCGGTATGTGATAAAGGTTTTGCTCACAAAAGTTTGTTGAAAGAACACATgcaaatacacactggagaaaaacctttttcctgct from the Entelurus aequoreus isolate RoL-2023_Sb linkage group LG20, RoL_Eaeq_v1.1, whole genome shotgun sequence genome contains:
- the LOC133635756 gene encoding oocyte zinc finger protein XlCOF6-like; protein product: MCERTIAEYEEKLCPTKEENEGDDVFKKHQIVTHRTDIQQPPHVKEEDLHPLLLKEEDAEPSHIKEEEKEVWITQEEECLLGQEEADLTKFPLTIVSVKTEDHEDKPPESSQLHHSPNLCEDHLVPEHQEWSFRMKQEEPQTSHVKEEDEASQTPLVKNEEEDPRTPHIKEEEEEISISQEGEHLKWLEEFPVIGVIVKSEDYEVKVESEEKREVEPPSSSSIQHMTTEADGDHTEDEDSKADKTCHTDNTCLKCSHCDKTFQRPSGLKRHMRIHTGEKPFSCSECGKSFLRKYVLNEHMLRHSGEKPFSCSTCGKGFIQSHYLKVHMRLHTGEKPNTCSICGKGFVRRSNLKAHMRTHTREKPFSCSLCGKGFAQINLLKEHMQIHTGEKRFSCSACGKGFARTLFLKEHMSIHTGEKPFSCSVCGKSFARKILLKVHFRTHTGEKPLSCSVCDKGFAHKSLLKEHMQIHTGEKPFSCSVCGKGFSRKHLLIEHIRIHTGEKPFSCSVCGKGFAGKKLLKQHLRTHTGEKPFSCSECGKGFARTHMLKEHMRIHTGEKPFPCSACGKGFARNHLLKEHMRIHTGEKPFSCSVCSKSFARKKLLKEHMRTHTGENPFSCSICCKSFARSNMFKVHMRTHTGEKVLSCSVCGERFSYKYQCKKHTCAGENSSSK